A region from the Serinibacter arcticus genome encodes:
- a CDS encoding aminoacyl-tRNA deacylase: MEHMREETDGERRAREAAETLGLAHEIRRHGRVSSLAEAAAARGVAPSSLIKTMVVRRGEDDYLLVLVPGDRSISWPKLRSSLGVSRLSMPDAETARAATGYERGTITPLGSTTAWPVVADERVRGPISLGGGGHGVGISLDADALVEALGATRADVTDPE, encoded by the coding sequence ATGGAGCACATGCGCGAGGAGACCGACGGCGAGCGTCGCGCCCGTGAGGCCGCCGAGACGCTGGGGCTGGCCCACGAGATCCGGCGGCACGGCCGGGTGAGCTCGCTGGCGGAGGCTGCGGCGGCGCGCGGGGTGGCGCCGTCGTCGCTCATCAAGACGATGGTCGTCCGCCGCGGCGAGGACGACTACCTGCTCGTCCTCGTACCGGGCGACCGGTCGATCTCGTGGCCGAAGCTGCGGTCCTCGCTCGGCGTCAGCCGGCTCTCGATGCCCGACGCCGAGACCGCCCGTGCGGCGACCGGGTACGAGCGAGGCACGATCACGCCGCTCGGCTCGACGACGGCGTGGCCGGTCGTCGCCGACGAGCGCGTGCGCGGCCCGATCTCGCTGGGGGGTGGGGGACACGGCGTCGGGATCTCGCTCGACGCCGACGCCCTGGTCGAGGCGCTCGGGGCGACGCGGGCCGACGTCACCGACCCGGAGTGA
- a CDS encoding acetylxylan esterase encodes MAFFDLPPEQLETYRPELATPPDLADFWNSTIAEARAFDLDVALVPVASGLTAIDVYDVTFSGFGGHRIKGWFLRPTGDAVVPAVVEYIGYGGGRGAPHERLAWAAAGWGHLVMDNRGQGSTWGVGGATPDPAPGGQGVPGFMTRGIADPHEHFYRRLFTDGVRAVDAVRTIPGVDPARVAVAGGSQGGAVTLAVAGLVPDLVAAMPDVPFLSHIDRALTLTDAYPYRELADYLRTHRGAEEGVRRTMSYFDVAGLARGATAPALFSVALMDLTCPPSTVYAAYNHYGHPDGSAIDVYRFNGHEGGEALRWARHREFLAGVLGGSN; translated from the coding sequence GTGGCCTTCTTCGACCTCCCGCCCGAGCAGCTGGAAACCTACCGACCGGAGCTGGCGACGCCGCCCGACCTGGCCGACTTCTGGAACTCCACCATCGCCGAGGCCCGGGCGTTCGACCTCGACGTCGCGCTCGTCCCCGTCGCCTCCGGACTCACGGCGATCGACGTCTACGACGTCACGTTCTCCGGCTTCGGCGGCCACCGCATCAAGGGTTGGTTCCTGCGCCCCACGGGCGACGCCGTCGTCCCCGCCGTCGTGGAGTACATCGGCTACGGCGGCGGACGCGGGGCTCCCCACGAGCGCCTGGCCTGGGCCGCCGCCGGCTGGGGCCACCTCGTGATGGACAACCGCGGTCAGGGCTCCACCTGGGGCGTGGGCGGCGCGACGCCGGACCCGGCCCCCGGCGGCCAGGGCGTCCCCGGATTCATGACGCGCGGCATCGCGGACCCGCACGAGCACTTCTACCGCCGACTGTTCACCGACGGCGTCCGCGCGGTCGACGCCGTCCGCACGATCCCCGGGGTCGACCCGGCCCGGGTCGCGGTCGCGGGAGGCTCCCAGGGCGGGGCCGTGACGCTGGCGGTCGCCGGTCTCGTGCCCGACCTCGTCGCCGCGATGCCGGACGTCCCGTTCCTCAGCCACATCGACCGCGCCCTCACGCTGACGGACGCCTACCCCTACCGCGAGCTCGCCGACTACCTCCGCACGCACCGCGGCGCCGAGGAGGGCGTGCGGCGCACGATGTCCTACTTCGACGTGGCCGGTCTCGCCCGCGGGGCCACCGCGCCCGCGCTGTTCTCCGTCGCGCTGATGGACCTGACGTGCCCGCCGTCCACCGTCTACGCGGCCTACAACCACTACGGCCACCCCGACGGCAGCGCGATCGACGTCTACCGCTTCAACGGCCACGAGGGCGGCGAGGCGCTGCGCTGGGCCAGGCACCGGGAGTTCCTCGCGGGTGTGCTCGGAGGGTCGAACTAG
- a CDS encoding bifunctional 3'-5' exonuclease/DNA polymerase, whose translation MHRDLLLDEADGHLTVTDLTTPDLAPARVAPADLPALVAAREAEPDGVRWVWDSTFRHYPALLAAGVRINRCWDLRLTRAILRGSTLLPAGVAVRTWPTLEPDPWEHWDGDLGSAAAIPDAEDLGATLFDLVGGGAPRPDARRDVAAEHARQLAALDAVAEPGHRRRLQLLLAAESSGALAAAELRHDGLPFARAEHEATLERLLGPRPRTGERPTTLERLAAEIRTILDAPRLNPDSQPHLLRELRRNGLDVSSTSKWELQGNEHPVVPVVLEYKSLARLASANGWAWMDTWVREDRFRSDYVPSGVVTGRWSSRGGGALSLPKVIRSAVRADEGWSLVIVDAAQLEPRILAAMAGDTAMLEAGARGDLYQGLVDAGVVDTREHAKVGMLGALYGSTSGTSGMLVPRLARAYPRALALVDGAARTGEAGGVVTTWLGRSSPPASAAWRDAQANASGVDAGEAEESRARSRAREWGRFTRNFVVQGTAAEWALSWMAGVRQRLRVLTATAGGGSDRAPHLAFFLHDELVVHTPDALADEVTEAVREAAAQASHLLFPHLRAVVDPLVPLDVVRSRSYASSPVAEVLDELGTVEDATGPSSATIVRDDPSSPSRG comes from the coding sequence GTGCACCGCGACCTGCTCCTCGACGAGGCCGACGGGCACCTCACGGTCACCGACCTGACCACCCCGGACCTCGCCCCGGCCCGCGTCGCCCCGGCCGACCTCCCCGCCCTCGTCGCCGCGCGCGAGGCCGAGCCCGACGGCGTGCGCTGGGTCTGGGACTCCACCTTCCGCCACTACCCGGCGCTGCTCGCCGCGGGCGTCCGCATCAACCGCTGCTGGGACCTGCGGCTGACCCGCGCCATCCTGCGCGGCTCGACCCTCCTCCCCGCCGGCGTCGCCGTGCGCACCTGGCCGACCCTGGAGCCCGACCCGTGGGAGCACTGGGACGGCGACCTCGGCTCGGCCGCCGCGATCCCGGACGCCGAGGACCTCGGCGCGACGCTGTTCGACCTCGTCGGGGGCGGCGCCCCACGCCCCGATGCCCGACGCGACGTCGCCGCCGAGCACGCGCGTCAGCTCGCCGCGCTCGACGCCGTCGCCGAGCCCGGTCACCGGCGCCGCCTGCAGCTGCTCCTCGCGGCCGAGTCCTCCGGGGCCCTCGCCGCCGCCGAGCTGCGCCACGACGGGCTCCCGTTCGCGCGCGCCGAGCACGAGGCCACCCTCGAGCGGCTGCTGGGACCCCGCCCGCGCACGGGCGAGCGACCCACGACGCTCGAGCGCCTCGCGGCCGAGATCCGCACGATCCTGGACGCCCCGCGCCTCAACCCCGACTCCCAGCCCCACCTCCTGCGCGAGCTGCGCCGCAACGGCCTCGACGTCTCCTCCACGAGCAAGTGGGAGCTGCAGGGCAACGAGCACCCGGTCGTGCCGGTCGTGCTGGAGTACAAGAGCCTTGCGCGCCTGGCGTCGGCCAACGGCTGGGCCTGGATGGACACCTGGGTGCGCGAGGACCGCTTCCGGTCCGACTACGTGCCCTCCGGCGTCGTCACCGGACGCTGGTCCTCGCGCGGAGGTGGCGCGCTGTCGCTGCCCAAGGTCATCCGGTCGGCCGTCCGGGCGGACGAGGGCTGGTCGCTCGTCATCGTCGACGCCGCCCAGCTCGAGCCGCGCATCCTCGCCGCGATGGCGGGGGACACGGCGATGCTCGAGGCGGGGGCGCGCGGCGACCTTTACCAGGGGCTGGTGGACGCGGGCGTCGTCGACACCCGCGAGCACGCGAAGGTGGGGATGCTCGGGGCGCTGTACGGTTCGACGTCGGGCACCTCGGGGATGCTCGTGCCGCGCCTCGCCCGGGCCTACCCCCGGGCGCTCGCGCTCGTCGACGGCGCGGCTCGCACCGGTGAGGCCGGCGGCGTCGTCACGACGTGGCTGGGGCGCAGCTCGCCCCCGGCCTCGGCCGCCTGGCGCGACGCGCAGGCGAACGCGTCCGGCGTCGACGCGGGGGAGGCGGAGGAGTCCCGGGCGAGGTCCCGGGCCCGCGAGTGGGGACGGTTCACCCGCAACTTCGTGGTGCAGGGCACGGCGGCGGAGTGGGCGCTGTCCTGGATGGCCGGGGTGCGGCAGCGGCTCCGGGTCCTCACCGCGACGGCGGGTGGTGGCTCGGACCGGGCGCCCCACCTGGCGTTCTTCCTGCACGACGAGCTGGTCGTCCACACGCCGGACGCGCTCGCCGACGAGGTCACCGAGGCGGTCCGCGAGGCCGCGGCACAGGCCTCGCACCTGCTCTTCCCGCACCTGCGTGCGGTGGTCGACCCGCTCGTGCCGCTCGACGTCGTGCGCTCGCGCAGCTACGCGTCCTCGCCCGTCGCGGAGGTGCTGGACGAGCTGGGGACCGTCGAGGACGCCACCGGGCCCAGCTCCGCGACCATCGTCAGGGACGACCCCAGCTCGCCGTCGCGCGGCTGA
- a CDS encoding NAD(P)/FAD-dependent oxidoreductase has protein sequence MTSSTAGTKRVASGRKTPRILILGGGYVGLYTAIRLRKQMGRREVAIVVVDPRSYMTYQPFLPEAAAGSIEPRHVVAPHRRELKGTTVVNGRVSAIQHGQRAVQVTPAEGDAYWVRYDHLVISLGAVARTLPIPGLAEVGMGFKQVEEAFALRNQVLGLMDQAASTWDPVKRQRMLTFTFVGGGFAGIEALGEVEDMARAACRDFDSIEPDDLRFVLVEATARILPELGDELGGYALEQLRKRGIEMKLSTFLNSCVDGHVVLSTGEEFDSDTIVWTAGVKANPVLQQSDLPLDKMGRVTTDTHLRVIDDNGAIVPGAWAAGDCAAVPDVAQGDGKFCAPTAQHAVRQSKHLGDNIVHFLSDEPTNEYVHANLGTVASLGLGKGVAQIFGVKLRGPVAWFMHRTYHLWAMPTLNRKVRIMLDWTTALLFRREPVALGGVTSPRAEFLAASAAAPGRDNVPQPPAIG, from the coding sequence GTGACTTCCTCGACTGCAGGTACCAAGCGCGTGGCGAGCGGGCGCAAGACCCCCCGCATCCTGATCCTCGGCGGCGGGTACGTCGGCCTCTACACGGCGATCCGGCTGCGCAAGCAGATGGGCCGCCGCGAGGTCGCGATCGTCGTCGTCGACCCGCGCTCGTACATGACCTACCAGCCGTTCCTCCCCGAGGCGGCGGCCGGTTCGATCGAGCCGCGCCACGTCGTCGCGCCGCACCGTCGCGAGCTCAAGGGCACCACGGTCGTCAACGGCCGCGTCTCCGCGATCCAGCACGGCCAGCGTGCCGTGCAGGTCACGCCGGCCGAGGGCGACGCCTACTGGGTCCGCTACGACCACCTCGTCATCTCGCTCGGCGCCGTCGCCCGCACGCTCCCGATCCCGGGCCTCGCCGAGGTCGGCATGGGCTTCAAGCAGGTCGAGGAGGCGTTCGCGCTCCGCAACCAGGTGCTCGGCCTCATGGACCAGGCCGCGTCCACGTGGGACCCGGTCAAGCGTCAGCGGATGCTCACCTTCACGTTCGTCGGCGGCGGCTTCGCCGGCATCGAGGCCCTCGGAGAGGTCGAGGACATGGCGCGAGCCGCCTGCCGCGACTTCGACTCGATCGAGCCCGACGACCTGCGCTTCGTGCTCGTCGAGGCCACGGCCCGCATCCTCCCGGAGCTCGGCGACGAGCTCGGCGGGTACGCCCTCGAGCAGCTGCGCAAGCGCGGCATCGAGATGAAGCTCTCGACGTTCCTGAACAGCTGTGTCGACGGCCACGTCGTCCTGTCCACGGGCGAGGAGTTCGACTCGGACACCATCGTGTGGACGGCCGGCGTCAAGGCCAACCCCGTCCTCCAGCAGAGCGACCTCCCGCTCGACAAGATGGGCCGCGTCACCACGGACACCCACCTGCGCGTGATCGACGATAACGGCGCGATCGTCCCGGGTGCCTGGGCCGCCGGTGACTGCGCCGCGGTGCCCGACGTCGCCCAGGGCGACGGCAAGTTCTGCGCCCCGACCGCGCAGCACGCGGTGCGTCAGTCGAAGCACCTCGGCGACAACATCGTCCACTTCCTCAGCGACGAGCCCACCAACGAGTACGTCCACGCCAACCTCGGCACGGTCGCCTCGCTCGGTCTGGGCAAGGGCGTGGCGCAGATCTTCGGCGTCAAGCTCCGCGGCCCGGTCGCCTGGTTCATGCACCGCACGTACCACCTGTGGGCCATGCCGACGCTGAACCGCAAGGTCCGCATCATGCTCGACTGGACGACGGCGCTGCTCTTCCGTCGCGAGCCCGTGGCCCTCGGTGGCGTCACGTCCCCGCGCGCGGAGTTCCTCGCCGCGTCGGCGGCTGCGCCCGGCCGCGACAACGTCCCGCAGCCGCCCGCGATCGGCTGA
- a CDS encoding GNAT family N-acetyltransferase, with protein MTETSPHIGVREITPSDGEFLVDMVLEAANWETAEGGEPRLNRRHVLTTPRLARYANGWGRQGDLGLVAFDLDGPSGLQIPVGAAWIRYFPSTEPGYGFLEPGVPELSMAIIPGRRRLGIGRALLGSLLVRAREGGARRLSLSVGATNPARHLYEQSGFVVVEDQPRDGELGSSLTMVAELGPVASSTVPSSSSTSATGEDA; from the coding sequence ATGACCGAGACGTCGCCGCACATCGGGGTGCGCGAGATCACGCCGTCCGACGGCGAGTTCCTGGTGGACATGGTGCTCGAGGCCGCCAACTGGGAGACCGCGGAGGGCGGCGAGCCGCGCCTCAACCGACGCCACGTGCTCACCACACCGCGCCTGGCGCGCTACGCCAACGGCTGGGGTCGTCAGGGCGACCTCGGGCTCGTCGCGTTCGACCTCGACGGGCCGAGCGGGCTGCAGATCCCGGTCGGGGCCGCCTGGATCCGGTACTTCCCCAGCACCGAGCCCGGGTACGGGTTCCTCGAGCCGGGAGTGCCCGAGCTGTCCATGGCGATCATCCCCGGGCGTCGGCGGCTCGGGATCGGGCGGGCCCTGCTCGGCTCCCTGCTGGTGCGGGCCCGCGAGGGTGGGGCCCGGCGCCTCAGCCTGTCGGTCGGCGCGACGAACCCGGCGCGGCACCTCTACGAGCAGTCGGGGTTCGTCGTGGTCGAGGATCAGCCGCGCGACGGCGAGCTGGGGTCGTCCCTGACGATGGTCGCGGAGCTGGGCCCGGTGGCGTCCTCGACGGTCCCCAGCTCGTCCAGCACCTCCGCGACGGGCGAGGACGCGTAG
- a CDS encoding sensor histidine kinase, producing MTDSRPVIPVAPPVPPGSGTPAVPQPEFTELTTRRLGPVRAYFVRHPVVMDVLVMAWFGVPALFSAMVIGTDVPGFELSRAQIVTALGCMLAAAVALWWRRRAPVVTLVVITALAAVAAVVSLNTNGLELATAFCVYAVAASGGARRSWAAFGGATLVLVAALLWGGAVVDTIDISTDDGIQISTLTYQITGAALILILNLVALAIGTGVYNRRQHVSTLIERGNRLALERDQREQLAVVAERSRIARELHDVVAHSLTVMVTLSDGAAGIAERDPARARTTMLDVSETGRTALADMRRVLGVLRNEAGAIDEPAAGPGLLQPAPTQGVDELVTQFRAAGLAVAVVHEGAALPGDSGLRLAVYRIVQEALTNVLRYAPLASEIRVRLERTADAVVVEVSNTSGPGTHTPAEGGGRGLIGMRERVAVFRGTLDAGPTATGWRVRAVLPWEDET from the coding sequence GTGACCGACTCCCGACCCGTGATCCCGGTGGCACCCCCGGTGCCGCCGGGATCCGGCACGCCCGCCGTCCCCCAGCCGGAGTTCACCGAGCTCACGACCCGACGGCTCGGTCCCGTCCGCGCGTACTTCGTGCGGCACCCGGTCGTCATGGATGTCCTCGTGATGGCCTGGTTCGGGGTTCCTGCGCTGTTCTCGGCGATGGTGATCGGCACCGACGTCCCCGGTTTCGAGCTCTCGCGGGCGCAGATCGTCACCGCTCTGGGCTGCATGCTGGCCGCCGCCGTCGCGCTCTGGTGGCGTCGCCGGGCACCGGTGGTGACGCTCGTCGTCATCACCGCGCTGGCCGCCGTCGCCGCCGTCGTCAGCCTGAACACCAACGGGCTCGAGCTCGCGACGGCGTTCTGCGTCTACGCGGTCGCGGCGTCCGGCGGGGCGCGCCGCTCGTGGGCCGCGTTCGGCGGGGCCACGCTCGTGCTCGTCGCGGCCCTGCTGTGGGGCGGCGCGGTGGTGGACACCATCGACATCTCCACGGACGACGGCATCCAGATCAGCACGCTGACGTACCAGATCACGGGTGCTGCCCTCATCCTGATCCTCAACCTCGTGGCGCTGGCGATCGGGACCGGCGTCTACAACCGGCGGCAGCACGTGAGCACCCTCATCGAGCGCGGCAACCGGCTCGCCCTCGAGCGCGACCAGCGCGAGCAGCTCGCCGTCGTGGCCGAACGGAGCCGGATCGCCCGCGAGCTGCACGACGTCGTGGCCCACTCCCTCACCGTGATGGTGACGCTGTCGGACGGCGCGGCCGGCATCGCCGAACGCGATCCCGCCCGTGCCCGCACCACCATGCTCGACGTCTCCGAGACGGGCCGGACGGCGCTGGCCGACATGCGACGGGTCCTCGGCGTGCTGCGCAACGAGGCCGGCGCGATCGACGAGCCGGCCGCCGGACCGGGGCTGCTGCAGCCCGCCCCGACGCAGGGTGTCGACGAGCTGGTGACCCAGTTCCGGGCCGCGGGGCTCGCGGTCGCCGTGGTGCACGAGGGCGCGGCCCTCCCCGGGGACTCCGGGCTGCGCCTCGCCGTCTACCGGATCGTGCAGGAGGCGCTGACGAACGTGCTGCGCTACGCGCCGCTCGCCAGCGAGATCCGGGTGCGGCTCGAGCGGACGGCCGACGCGGTCGTCGTCGAGGTGTCCAACACCTCCGGACCCGGCACCCACACCCCGGCCGAGGGTGGCGGCCGCGGGCTCATCGGCATGCGCGAGCGGGTCGCGGTGTTCCGCGGGACGCTCGACGCCGGGCCGACGGCGACCGGGTGGCGCGTGCGCGCCGTCCTGCCCTGGGAGGATGAGACGTGA
- a CDS encoding Bax inhibitor-1/YccA family membrane protein, which yields MSNPYFSNDPYFGESEKARKQRASLGVPAVPQPAPGQQPYGAAAYGSAPSGTQTLTPGPTDRLEHAYSMPAASPSQTGRMTYDDVIMKTGLVLGTVILFGALNWFGPAAIGMPGLQMPLLFVGAIGGLVLGLVNSFKREPSPALIMAYAALQGLFMGGISFIFESQWSGIVMQALLATVATFTAVLLLFKSGKVRNTPKFQRIVMVSLVGYALFSLVNLVLMWTGVMGNAWGLRGVTIMGIPLGVIIGVAAVVLAAATLVIDFDGIQRGVQRGAPARYAWSAAFGLAVTLIWMYLEFLRLLAILRGD from the coding sequence GTGAGCAACCCGTACTTCAGCAACGATCCCTACTTCGGGGAGAGCGAGAAGGCGCGCAAGCAGCGCGCCTCCCTCGGTGTCCCCGCCGTCCCGCAGCCGGCGCCCGGGCAGCAGCCCTACGGCGCCGCGGCCTACGGCAGCGCGCCCTCGGGCACGCAGACGCTGACCCCCGGCCCGACGGACCGCCTCGAGCACGCCTACAGCATGCCGGCGGCCTCGCCCTCCCAGACCGGGCGGATGACGTACGACGACGTCATCATGAAGACCGGCCTGGTGCTGGGCACCGTCATCCTGTTCGGCGCGCTGAACTGGTTCGGCCCGGCCGCGATCGGTATGCCCGGCCTGCAGATGCCGCTGCTGTTCGTCGGTGCCATCGGTGGACTGGTCCTCGGCCTGGTCAACTCGTTCAAGCGCGAGCCGTCGCCGGCCCTGATCATGGCCTACGCGGCCCTCCAGGGTCTGTTCATGGGCGGCATCAGCTTCATCTTCGAGTCGCAGTGGTCCGGCATCGTCATGCAGGCGCTCCTCGCCACGGTCGCCACCTTCACCGCCGTGCTCCTGCTCTTCAAGAGCGGCAAGGTGCGCAACACCCCCAAGTTCCAGCGCATCGTCATGGTGTCGCTCGTGGGCTACGCGCTCTTCTCGCTCGTCAACCTCGTCCTCATGTGGACCGGCGTGATGGGCAACGCGTGGGGCCTGCGCGGCGTGACGATCATGGGCATCCCGCTCGGCGTCATCATCGGTGTCGCGGCCGTCGTCCTGGCCGCCGCCACGCTCGTGATCGACTTCGACGGCATCCAGCGCGGTGTTCAGCGCGGCGCCCCCGCCCGCTACGCCTGGTCGGCCGCGTTCGGCCTCGCTGTCACGCTGATCTGGATGTACCTCGAGTTCCTCCGCCTCCTCGCGATCCTGCGGGGCGACTGA
- a CDS encoding FKBP-type peptidyl-prolyl cis-trans isomerase, which yields MSTLPTASGTFGDKPVLTFPETAAPAELEVVVLEQGTGEEVRAGQSIDVNYYGQVWNGAMFDNSYDRGSSIQFPIGVGAVISGWDDSLVGKQIGSRVLVSIPPHLGYGERGMPAAGIGGTDTLVFVVDIIGAR from the coding sequence ATGTCGACCCTCCCCACCGCCTCCGGCACGTTCGGTGACAAGCCCGTCCTGACGTTCCCCGAGACCGCCGCTCCTGCCGAGCTCGAGGTCGTCGTCCTCGAGCAGGGCACGGGCGAGGAGGTGCGCGCCGGTCAGTCGATCGACGTGAACTACTACGGCCAGGTCTGGAACGGCGCGATGTTCGACAACTCCTACGACCGCGGCTCCTCGATCCAGTTCCCGATCGGCGTCGGCGCCGTCATCTCCGGCTGGGACGACTCGCTCGTGGGCAAGCAGATCGGCTCCCGCGTCCTGGTCTCCATCCCGCCGCACCTGGGCTACGGCGAGCGCGGCATGCCGGCCGCCGGCATCGGCGGCACGGACACGCTCGTGTTCGTCGTCGACATCATCGGCGCTCGCTGA
- a CDS encoding ABC transporter ATP-binding protein, with protein MIEATNLTKRYGTKTAVDGVSFVVEPGTVTGFLGPNGAGKSTTMRMIVGLDAPTSGHVTVNGKPYADHASPLHEVGALLEAKAVHTGRSARNHLRALAATHGMGARRVDEVIDMTGLGAVANKRVGGFSLGMGQRLGIAAAMLGDPRTLILDEPVNGLDPEGVKWVRTMVRYLADDGRTVFLSSHLMSEMAITADHLIVIGRGRILTSGPVQQVIDATSGTSVTVRSPGASQLAELLAASGVSISASEPGVLSVRGVDAAVIGDTAARHGIALHELTPVRASLEEAFMTLTADEVEYHSAGTHVQEGAAA; from the coding sequence ATGATCGAGGCCACGAACCTCACCAAGCGGTACGGGACGAAGACGGCCGTCGACGGCGTCTCGTTCGTCGTCGAGCCGGGGACCGTCACCGGCTTCCTCGGACCGAACGGCGCCGGCAAGTCGACCACGATGCGCATGATCGTCGGCCTGGACGCTCCGACCTCCGGCCACGTCACCGTGAACGGCAAGCCGTACGCGGACCACGCCTCCCCGCTGCACGAGGTCGGCGCGCTCCTCGAGGCGAAGGCGGTCCACACGGGCCGCAGCGCCCGCAACCACCTCCGCGCCCTCGCCGCCACGCACGGCATGGGGGCCCGCCGCGTCGACGAGGTCATCGACATGACCGGGCTCGGCGCCGTCGCGAACAAGCGCGTCGGCGGGTTCTCCCTCGGCATGGGCCAGCGCCTCGGGATCGCCGCGGCGATGCTCGGCGACCCCCGCACGCTCATCCTCGACGAGCCGGTCAACGGCCTCGACCCCGAGGGTGTGAAGTGGGTCCGCACGATGGTGCGCTACCTGGCCGACGACGGTCGCACCGTCTTCCTGTCCTCGCACCTCATGAGCGAGATGGCGATCACCGCCGACCACCTCATCGTGATCGGCCGCGGACGGATCCTCACGTCCGGGCCGGTGCAGCAGGTCATCGACGCGACGTCCGGCACCTCCGTCACCGTCCGCTCCCCCGGCGCCTCCCAGCTCGCCGAGCTGCTCGCGGCCTCCGGCGTGAGCATCAGCGCCTCCGAGCCCGGCGTGCTCAGCGTCCGCGGCGTCGACGCCGCCGTGATCGGCGACACCGCCGCGCGCCACGGCATCGCGCTGCACGAGCTCACCCCGGTGCGCGCCTCCCTCGAGGAGGCCTTCATGACCCTCACGGCCGACGAGGTCGAGTACCACTCCGCCGGCACCCACGTCCAGGAAGGAGCTGCGGCATGA
- a CDS encoding YitT family protein, translated as MPDSAPRTATSPYAEAGAVVRHTVVEDVFGILTGAFIASLGLSLLQSVDAVTGGTAGLALLLSYALPVPFGLLFFAVNVPFFLIAIRARGWSFTLRSAASVALAAALASLHPFARLAETAGLELTPIYAIVTGNLLAGVGLLMLFRHRSSLGGFNILALTLQDRLGWSAGYVQMGLDVGVILLALTVVPAPTVALSALGAVVLSLVLVLNHKPGRYLGT; from the coding sequence ATGCCCGACTCCGCCCCCCGGACCGCCACGTCCCCGTACGCCGAGGCCGGCGCCGTCGTTCGCCACACCGTCGTGGAGGACGTGTTCGGCATCCTGACCGGGGCGTTCATCGCCTCGCTCGGCCTCAGCCTGCTCCAGTCCGTCGACGCCGTGACGGGCGGGACCGCCGGTCTGGCGCTCCTGCTCAGCTATGCGCTCCCGGTACCGTTCGGCCTCCTGTTCTTCGCGGTGAACGTGCCGTTCTTCCTGATCGCGATCCGAGCACGCGGCTGGTCGTTCACGCTCCGCAGCGCGGCCTCGGTGGCGCTCGCGGCCGCGCTGGCCTCGCTCCATCCCTTCGCGCGGCTCGCGGAGACGGCGGGGCTGGAGCTGACCCCGATCTACGCCATCGTGACCGGAAACTTGCTCGCCGGCGTCGGGCTCCTCATGCTGTTCCGCCACCGCTCGAGCCTCGGCGGGTTCAACATCCTGGCCCTCACTCTGCAGGACCGGCTCGGCTGGAGCGCCGGCTACGTGCAGATGGGGCTCGACGTCGGCGTCATCCTCCTGGCGCTCACGGTCGTGCCGGCGCCGACCGTCGCGCTGTCGGCCCTCGGCGCCGTGGTGCTGAGCCTGGTGCTCGTGCTCAACCACAAGCCCGGCCGCTACCTCGGCACCTGA
- a CDS encoding response regulator, translated as MIRVLLVDDQALLRTGFRLVLETADDIEIVGEAADGVVAERMVAALDPDVVLMDVRMPNRNGIDATAAITASHPRTRVLILTTFDLDEYAFTGLRAGASGFLLKDTRPAELIDAIRVVASGDAVVSPRITRRMLELFGERLPAGVAGEDAGTHPALRTLTPRETEVLTAIGHGLSNTEIARQLVVSEATVKTHVSNVLAKTGSRDRVQAVVLAYSTGLVTPG; from the coding sequence GTGATCCGCGTGCTGCTCGTCGACGACCAGGCCCTGCTCCGCACGGGCTTCCGCCTCGTGCTGGAGACCGCCGACGACATCGAGATCGTCGGCGAGGCCGCCGACGGCGTCGTCGCCGAGCGGATGGTCGCGGCGCTGGACCCCGACGTCGTGCTCATGGACGTGCGGATGCCGAACCGCAACGGCATCGACGCGACGGCGGCGATCACCGCCTCCCACCCACGCACCCGCGTGCTGATCCTCACCACGTTCGACCTCGACGAGTACGCCTTCACGGGGCTGCGCGCCGGGGCAAGCGGCTTCCTCCTCAAGGACACCCGTCCCGCCGAGCTCATCGACGCGATCCGCGTCGTGGCCAGCGGGGACGCCGTCGTCTCGCCGCGGATCACGCGACGCATGCTCGAGCTCTTCGGCGAGCGGCTGCCCGCGGGTGTGGCGGGCGAGGACGCGGGCACCCACCCCGCGCTGCGCACGCTCACCCCGCGCGAGACCGAGGTCCTCACGGCCATCGGTCACGGCCTGTCCAACACCGAGATCGCACGCCAGCTCGTCGTCTCCGAGGCGACCGTGAAGACGCACGTGAGCAACGTGCTCGCGAAGACCGGATCGCGCGACCGGGTGCAGGCCGTGGTGCTGGCCTACTCCACAGGTCTGGTCACCCCCGGGTAA